CGAGGCACTGAAGAAATCGAGCAAAGGGCCGACATGGCGACTCTGACCCAGCGCTACACCGACGAGGCCTTGGACTTTATCGAGGCGCACAAAGACGGACCGTTTTTCGTCTATATACCGCATACGATGCCACATACGAAGTTGGCCGCATCAGCTGAGTTCAAGGGCAAGTCCGCAGGTGGGCTGTATGGTGATGTCATCGAGGAACTCGATTTTCATATCGGTCGCGTGCTGGACCAGGTCGAGGCGCTCGGTCTTGCGGAGAGTACCTACGTGATTTTTACCAGCGACAATGGCCCATGGTTGATCCGTAAGCAGCACGGTGGCCATGCTGATCCGCTGCGAAGTGGTAAGACTTCCTGGTGGGAGGGCGGTTTGCGGGTGCCGTGCGTCATGTGGGCACCGGGACGTATACCCGCGGGCGTAGAAACGGATGCCGTGGCAGCCACCATCGATCTCATGCCAACCCTGGCGAATTTGGCGGGCACCACCGCGCCTCAGGATCGCGTGATCGATGGGGTCGATCTCTCGGACCTCATTCACGAAACAGCAGAGACCTTGGATCGTGTTTACTTTTACTACCAGCACGACTGCTTACGGGCGGTTCGCTTCGGTAAATGGAAACTGATGTTGCCACATACGGAACCGGTGGAGACCAGCATCGCAACGAAGTGGAGGAACCATATCAAGAAGGCCGATGCCATACGCATCCCGACGGCGCAGCTGTATGATCTAGATGCAGATATCGGCGAGACGAGCGATGTGGCAGACCGCTATCCGGAAATCGTGACGGAGCTGGTGAAACTCGCGGAGGGAGCACGTCAGGATATTGGTGACCACGATCTCTTCGGTGAAAATGCCCGCACATTTGGCGCTGCTCGGCGCACACTCTCTAACGAATCGGCTTATGCTGAGATTTTTAAAATCCCCTCAAAGAAGAAATGAAGCTCTCAGTATTCACTTTCTTGGTCGCGTTGCTTGCGAGCGCTGTCTATGCCGCTGAGCCGAAACAGAATGATTATCAAACACGTTTCAGCCCAAGCGTGAAACAGACTCCGGATTCGGAGGCGCGTTTGAATCAATGGTATCGCGATGCGAAATACGGAGCCTTCATCCACTTTGGTGTGTATTCGATGCTTGCAGGTCAATATGAGGGCAAAGTGACGAAGGGAAGCTATTCGGAATGGATTCGTAAGAATATGAGAATCGTTCCGCAGGACTATCACGCGGTTGCGGCAGAGTTTAATCCGTCGGAGTTTGATGCCGATGAGTGGGTGCACATCTTCAAGGAAAGCGGCATGAAGTATGTCGTGATCACTGCGAAGCACCATGATGGTTTTGCGCTGTATGATTCCGAAGTGAGCGACTTCAACATCGTCGATCATACGCCCTTCAAGCGCGATGTAATTAAAGAGCTGAGTGAGGCCTGTCAGCGAGTGGGGCTAAAGTTTGGAGTCTATTACTCGCATGCGAAAGACTGGGATGAGCCGTATGCCACAGGGCCTTTGATTACGAAGGATCTTCGCAATTTACACCCGGACCTGCCCAAAGACTTCAAGGCCGATCAGGATACATATTTTGACCGAAAGAGTCTGCCTCAGGTTGAAGAGCTTCTGACGAACTATAAAGTCGATCTGATTTGGTTTGATACGCCGCATGCGATGACAGCGGCGCGAGCGAAGCGCTTTAGTGATCTGGTCTGGAGATTGAACCCAGATTGCTTGATCAATTCTCGAATCTTATTGAAAGCGAACGATATCGTCACAGTGGAGAGCGTAAACTATTTCGATTTCGGTTCTCTGCGCGATAAGGAAGTGCCGCCAACACCACCTGCACCGGGCGCAATATATGTGGAATCTCCAGACAGCGTCAGCAGCTCTTACGGCTACAAGGCATTTGGTAAGCACCATTACCACTCGGGAAATGAGCTCGTCGAGCGTCTGGTGCACACCGTTTGCAATGGTGGTAACTACCTGCTGAACAACGGCCCGATGGGGAACGGCAAGATCGATCCCGAAGCCGTGCGTCTCTATGGGATCGACGGCGATTGGTTAAAGGTAAACGGCGAGTCGATTTACAACACACGCCCGAATCCCTTCGGCAATCGCCCCGGATGGGGTGACATCTCTGTCAGTCAGGATGGCAAGGCCGTCTACTTACACATCATGACATGGCCTACCTCGGGGAGTATCCGCCTAGAGGGATTGAGCTTAACTGCGGCGGCAGTTAGTTTTCTGGCCAATGGTGAGAAGGCTGAATTCAGCCAGCAAGACGGCACGCTGACAGTGACTCTGCCTGCTGAACCACTGAACCAATACGATACAGTGCTGAAAATGTCTTTGGACGATTGCCGATAAATTCGATAAATCATAAAGCTCACCCGTAGAATCACTTGTATAAGTGATAGTCCTGCATGCAATTTTACGTTATAGTGCTCCTGTCTAAACAGATTTTATGAAAATAAATATACTCCACCTCGCATCGGCGCTCTTGGCGTCGGCAAGTCTCTTTGCCCAACAGCCCAATGTCGTGCTGATCTTTGCCGACGATCTCGGTTATGGCGACTTGGGCTGCTATGGGGCGACCAAGGTGCAGACGCCGAATATCGATCGGCTGGCGGCGGAGGGGAAAAAGTTTACCGATGCACACTCGGCCTCGGCAGTGTGCACACCATCGCGCTACGGTTTGTTGACCGGGCAGTATCCTCTGCGTGCCAATGGAGGCAAAGGCCTCTGGGGCCCTGCGCCAGTTGAGTCGGGACTGCTGATTGATGTTGATACGCTGACCATCGCCGATGTCTTCAAGGATCAGGGTTATGATACCGCAGTATTCGGTAAATGGCACCTTGGTTTTGGTGAAGGCAAGAACGACTGGCAGGAGCCGCTGCGCCCCGGCCCCCAGAATCTAGGTTTTGATTATTATTTTGGCATGCCAGTGGTGAATAGCGCGCCGCCCTATGTTTATGTGGAGAACGACCGCATTGTGGGCAGTGATCCGAATGATCCGCTCGTTTATCTCGGTAGAAATGCGAAAGGGGCGACACCGCTCACGCCCATTCCTAAAGAAGCCGCGCAGCGCTCGGCTAATATATTCGGCGGGGCGGTCGAGGCTCACAAGTTGTTTAACGATTACGAAGTGGGCACCACCATCGCTCACAAAGCGACCGACTGGATTGCGTCGCGGGAGGGGAAGCCTTTCTTCCTTTATCTGGCCACGACCAATGTGCATCACCCTTTTACGCCGGCAAAGCAGTTTCAAGGTAGCAGCCAGGCCGGGCCTTACGGCGACTTCGTCCATGAGCTTGACTGGATCGTGGGCGAGGTGCGCAAGAGCCTCGAAGCTTCAGGAGTCGCTGATAACACCGTCATTATTTTCACCAGCGACAATGGCGGCATGTTTAATCTCGGCGGACGTGAAGCCGCCAAGTTGGGGCACAAGATTAACGGCGACCTGCTGGGTTCCAAGTTCGGTGTGTGGGAGGGCGGTCACCGTGTGCCCTTCATCGCCTGGTGGCCGGGCAAAATCGAGGCCGGCACGGTCTCCGATCAATTGATGAATAGCGTCGATTTATTGGCGACCTTCGCGACGCTGGTCGGCCGCGAACTCTCTGAGGCGGAGCAGAAGGACAGTATCAACATGCTCCCCGCGCTCACTGGCAATCCGGAGCAGCCATTGCGCACGGAAATGATCATGACGCCCAACAAGCCGAGCCATGCATCGATTCGCAAGGGCAAGTGGATGTATATTCCGGCGCAAAACGATGGCGGCTTTAAAGGCTCCAAGCCCCATCAACACGCCTGGGGCGGTCCAGCGGTCACCACCTTGGTCGGCACGCCCAACAGTGACATTGTGAATGGTAAGATCAAGAAGGGCGCACCGCGTGGGCAGCTCTACGATCTGGAAGCGGATCGCAATCAAACCCAGAATCTTTATAATCAATACCCGGAAGTCGTTGAGCAGATGAACGCATTGCTCGCGGAATATAATCAGGGTAAAAAATAAACCACCTAAACCCTTGGAAAGAATGACCATGAAGACCTCCCAATATCTATCACTCGCGCTGCTTCCTGCGTGTTTACTCATGAACGCGTGCCAAAGCAGCGATGCGCAAAGCGGAGTGGCGGCAGCTGATAGCCCAGTTACTGCATCCAACTCCGCGACGGTCGATGGCCTGATCCCTGCCGTTCGCGCGGAGGCCGCGGCGACTGTGGCCAATGTGAGCAAGGTAACCGTTACAGTCAAACGGACGAATTTAAACGGCATCGGCGAAGAGGAGGGTGTCATGCGCCGCGATCCCAGCGATGTGATCAAAGTGGGTGATCTCTATTACGTATGGTATTCCAAAGGTCCGATCGCGACTGGGTACGATGCCACGGTTTGGTATGCGACTTCACCTGACGGCTTTGACTGGACGGAGCAGGGCATGGCGTTGGACAAAGGCACTGAAGGCACTTGGGAGGGCGCAAGTGTCTTCACGCCCAACATCCTTGTGGCTGAAGGCAAATACTGGCTTTTCTATACGGGCATTTCCTCTTCATACTATGAGAAGCCATTCAACCCCGATTCCAAAATCGGAATCGCAGTTTCCGACTCACCAAACGGCCCATGGAAGAAGCTGAGCACCAACCCTGCGCTGACGAACAGCGAGGTCAGTTCGGACTTTGATAGTCATTTGGTCGACGACGCCTGCCTGATGGTGCGCGATGGCAAATACTGGTTCTACTACAAAGGCCGTCAGCTCGGTAAGAGCCCGGCACATACCAAAATGGGAGTCGCCATCGCCGATAAGCCGCAAGGCCCCTACGTGAAATACGAGAACAATCCGGTCATCCCCGGAAACCACGAAGTCGTTGCCTGGCCGCAAGGTTCGGGCGTGGCTGCCATGATCGGCCCGCGGGCGCCGACTGCAATTCGCCACTCCATCATGTATTCCGAAGACGGACTAAATTTCACCAAGACACACGATATCAAAGGCCACCCCTGGGCTGCCGGTTCGTATCGTCCCGAGGCCTTTACCGATCGCGACGGGGGGCAGCCCATCCAATGGGGCATCGAAATGGCGGTGACCAAGGGGAAGGGGAATCTTCCTTTCCTTCGTCGCTACGATGTCATCTGGTCGAAGTAAGCAAAGCTCCATCTTAGGAATCAGTTTCCATGCAAATACATAAGCGAACACTTCTGGCCCTGCTAACCGCGTGCCTATTCCATTCTGCGCCGCTGGAGGCCGCGGGTGCTGGTAAAGCCGTCGCCAAGGTCACTCGCACAGAACTCGCTGGGATCGGGCAAGAGGCGGGTGTGATGCGTCGCGACCCGAGCGATATTATCAAGATCGGTGATCAGTTTTATGTATGGTATTCGAAGGGGCCGATCTCCACTGGCTACAATGCCACGGTTTGGTATGCCACTTCGCAAGACGGCATTCATTGGACTGAACAGGGCGAGAGTATCGCAAAAGGCGAGCCGGGCAACTGGGACGCCGGCGGAGTTTTTACGCCCAACATCCTCGTGGCCGAGGGTAAGTATTGGCTTTTTTACACCGGAGTTTCCCGCGATTATGAACGTCCGTTTAATCCCGACTCCAAGATCGGTATCGTGGTGTCGGATTCTCCCGATGGCCCTTGGGAGCGTCTGCCGAACAATCCTGTCTTAAAGAACAGCGACAACCCTGGGGATTTTGATAGCCACTTGGTGGATGACGCCTGCCTCTTGGTGCGCAATGGGCAATACTACTTCTACTACAAAGGTCGCCAGTTGGGCAAGAGTCCGGCGGATACGCAAATGGGCTTGGCCATCGCTGATGCCCCGGGTGGACCTTACGTGCGAGTCGAGAGTAATCCGGTCATCCCGGGGAATCACGAAGTGCTGGTCTGGCCGCAAGGCGAGGGCGTCGCCGCCATGATTGGTAAAGTCGGCCCGAAGGCAATACAGCACACGGTTCTGTATGCCGAAGATGGTCTCAACTTTTCCAAGACACACGACATCGTCGGCGGCAGTCCTTGGGCGGGCGGCACGTATCGTCCCGAAGCCTTCACCGATAGTCAGCAAGGCGCAGCCCCCACTTGGGGCGTCGAGATCGGTAAGGTGAAAGATAAGAAAGTCTTACCCTTTATTCGCCGCGTCGACATCGAGTGGTCGGAGTAGGTGATTCGGGATAGGCGATCGGGACAGGAGTGTCCCGTCTCCTTTGGGCCTCACGGAGCATGGACACTCCTGTCCATGATTTTGGTCTTAGGGAATCGTTGCTGGATCTACCGTGCTACGTTTGGCTTCTTTGGGTGAAAGTGCGTTGATCTTGGCGATCTGCGCGTCATCCAGTTCAAAGTCAAATAGCTGGAGGTTTTGTGCCATGCGTTGCGGGTTGGAGCTTTTGGGCAGGACCACGCGGCCGCATTGCAGTTGCCAACGCAGGATCACCTGTCCGGTGGAGCGTCCGGTTTGTTGAGCGATCTCAGAGATCACCGGATCTTTCAAAATGCCATAGGCACCTGAGGCGAAGGGGGCGTAGGCCTCGACCAAGATGTCGTGGGATTGGCAATAGGCTTCCAATTCCGGGTCCTGACAATAGGGGTGGAGCTCAAACTGATTGACCGCAGGCACGGTACGTCCGGCGGAGATCAAGTCTTCGATGTGGTCGGCGGTAAAGTTGCAGACGCCAATCGCATGTGCGTCGCCGCGCTTGACCAACGATTCGAAGACCTCCCAAATCGCCAGACGCGCTTCGCGGGCGAAGCCTTTGTCCTTATTCACAAAGTCGCCCGGCCAGTGCATCAGTAGCAAGTCGACGTAGCCCATGCCGAGCTTTTCTTTGGAGGCTTCAAAGTCGTCCATCACCCGTTGCTGAATGTCGGGCACGGAGCCCCAATTCCAAGTTAAGCGGTGGGAGATCGCGACATGGGGCGGTGCGGCCGGGTGGGCCAACTTGGTGGTGATAAACAGGTCTTCGCGCTGAACTTGGCCTTCACTTAAAGCGCGCCCAACGATGTCGCCCACGTGGCGCTCGGTGCCGTAGCAATGCGCCGTGTCCAAGTGCTGATAGCCAGCCTTGAGGGCTTCGGTCACTCCATGCCAGGCGAGTTCAGGGCGAAAACCCTGCATTTCCGTGTCGTCGGTCCAGTTGCCAAAAGCGCAGCCAAAGCCTACCGCAGGGATGGTTTTACCCGTGTTTAATGTGAAATTCGGATCAGTCATCAAGCAAGCATAGAAGGATTTGGAGCAAATGCAACTGGTGGCCGAAAAGAGATCTAAGATTATGGGTGAACCTCGATTAAGCTGTGGTCCGTCAGAATGAGCGGAGTGTTGGAAATTGGCAGATTCAGTAATTCATTCATTCCATATTGATTCTGTACGACCTTTAATTGGTAGACGTTTTGAGTCTGTGGATCGATCAATACTGGAGATTCGAGATGTAATCCTGCGTCTAGCCAATATTCAAAGTGCATGCTACGCCAGATTGTTTCATTTTCAACTGGTTCGCGTAGCCACCAGCTAATGACGGGGATATTGTCACGGATGAAGCTGGCCTGGTAGGCTGAAGATGCTTGTGCGCGTGTGATGGCTTCCCCTGAATCGCCCCCTTCGAGTCGAAAAGAGGTGCGTCCTGCAGCTATTTCTAATGGATCATGCAGTAGTGTCGCTAAACTTTGCAAGGCGTCGTAAGCTGGCTTGGTTGTGCCATCTTCCATGCGAATTAATCCATAATGGCATGTATAGTTAAGTTCTCCCTGCATCATATAGTGTGAGAAATCACCCATGTTGAAATAATTGACGTGTTGCGCGTCGTAGCTGAGCTCGGCTAGCACGCGCCTCAAAAGCCAGCGTGCTTGTATGTCTTCACTCACTTGCATCGCAGCCATTGCTTGTGTGTTACCTGGTGGCACTTTCGAAGGGCAGCCAGTTTCGCCCTGCCAGTATGCGAGTGTAGGTTTATATTGTCTTAATAAACGCAAATATGCAGGGAACTCTTCGCTGCAATATTGTTCAGGCATATACTTATAGCCATGGTAGCTGACGGCATCGATCCAGTCTGCCATGCCACATTCCAGACAGTCGCGAGTGAATGTTAGGCCAGCGGGTGTCATTGCCCGGGCAAAGGCTCCGCCGATGATGTACGCGTCTGGCAATACCTTGCGAATCGCGGTCGCGGTGAGTGCCACGAGTTCCACGTATGTCTTGGGATGCGGCTTGGGCAGAAAGAAGCCACCGCCGTCGGGTTCGTTCCAAATTTCGAAATGGGTGATGCGTCCTTGATAGTGCCTTACGGTCGCAGCCACGTAGTTTTTCCATCCCTGACGTTCCTTCTCTGTATAAATAGGAGGGTTGCCCACCCCAGCCGAGCCAGCTCCATCAGTGTAGAGCACATTGCCATAGCTTAAGCTCAACCACGGTTGAATGCCACGTTGGATCAAAGGATCTATGATCGCATCCAGCCATTCGAAATTATACTGTCCCGCAACTGTTTCTGTTCTGGCCCAACCGCTCTGTACACGTGCCCATTTGACTCCGAGAGCTCCAACGACTTTCCATGCGGGGGCGACATCCCACATGTTTCGATCCAGTGTTTCGAATCCCACGCCCAAGCGTGAGGATTGGATGTCTTGGCTCGCCTTTGTTTGTAGACGTCCAAGTAGAGGGAATTGTTGAAAGGTTGTTGTGTGTGTGTTCATACCTTATCGTTTGGTCCTCTACTATGAAAGTTGATTTTATCTTTGTTTATTAGTCGTGAGGCCATCAGATTTTGTCTAATGATTAGAATCAATCCCTTAGGATGTGTAGTCTGTTTTTTATTTGTTTTTTCTGTCTGCTTTATACAGGCGGAGGGAACCGCGCCCAATGTTGTTCTGATCGTGGTCGAGGATCTCGGCTACGGGGATCTGGGCTGCTACGGCGCAACGAAAGTGGCCACGCCGAACATTGATCAACTGGCGGAGCGGGGACGGCGCTTTACCGATGCCCATTCCGCGTCGGCGGCGAGCTCGCCTTCGCGCTATGCCGTGTTGACGGGGGCGTATCCGTTTCGCCGTAACCTGTGGGCGCCGGCCCGCAACGATGCCGCGCTCCTGATCGATCCAGAGCAGTCGACACTGGCCAATCTGTTTCAGGCAAAGGGCTATGCCACGGCCTTTATCGGTAACTGGCAACTGGGCTTTGGCGAAGGAGGACACGACTGGCCCGAGCTCCTTAAAGCTGGTCCCTTGTCGCTGGGCTTTGATTATTTCTACGGATTGCCCGTAGGCAATAGCGTGAGTCCGTTTGTTTATGTTGAGAACGAGCAAATTGTCGGTGGAGACCCCGAGGATCCGCTTGTCTATCTGGGCCGAAAGCGAGGCAAAGAGGCCACGCCGCTGACGCCGATCTTACCCGAGGAAGGGCAGCGCTCGGACAACGAGTTTGGCGGCGCGCAAAGGGCGCATGCGATCTATGACGACTATGCAGTCGGCAGCCAACTGACGCAGAAAGCGAACGACTGGATCGCATCACAGGCCCGTTCGACAGGCTCAGGGCAGGCAGGCCAGCCCTTCTTCCTGTATTATTCCACCGTGCAGATCCATCACCCCTACACGCCGGCCGCGCCGTTTCGCGGCAGCAGTGAGGCGGGGCTCTATGGGGATGTCATTCATGAGCTCGACTGGCTAGTGGGACAGCTCGTCGACCAACTCGAAAGCCAGGGAGTCTTGGAGAACACTTTGATCATTCTGACCAGTGACAATGGTCCCATGTTCAGCGCAGTCGGGCAGGCTGCCTTTAAGCAGGGACACGACAGTCGTGGCGAATTGTTGGGCTACAAATTCAGCGCCTGGGAGGGCGGGCATCGTGTGCCCTTCATTGCCAGTTGGCCGGGGAAGATTGATCCAGGCACGCAGTCGGATCAATTGCTGAGTACGATGGATCTCTTTGCCACTTTTGCCGCCTTGACCCAGCAGGCGAATGTCGCGCCGGACAGTATCAATATGCTACCCGCCTTGTTGGAAGCGCCGGAGCAAGCACTCCGCGATCATCTGATCATCGCCGCGCGTCAAGAGGGGCATCTTGCGCTGCGAGCAGGGAAGTGGGCCTACCTCCCTTTTCAGGGCGGTGCTGGTTTTAAGGGGAAGAAGCCAGGCCAAAACAATTTTGGCGGTCCGCCTGCAGTTGCATTCTCAGGTCGTGAAAATAGCGACATTGAGAATGGGCGGATACGCAAAGACGCCCCGCCTGCACAGCTTTACGATCTAGAAGCCGACCCCAGTCAAAGCAAGAACCTGTATCACGAGCATCCCGATGTTGTAAAACAGTTGGCCTCCTTATTATCGGAGTACAAAAGCGCAAAGTAGTTGTTTTCGGACCCCTTATGTAGGCGTGTTCCGACTCCTGGATGGACTCATCACTCACGCCAGGCTCTTCGACCAGGATTGGGCACTTGTTCTTTTCAATATCGAAAAAATAGAAGCTTTAATAACGGGAAATAAGCTTGTATGCAGAAGCGATGAATCTTCGCTGGATACATTCTATTTTACTTTGGATTCTGCCTTCTCTGGCCCTTGCTGGGATTGAGTTTAATGAAGGAGACTATGAAAAGAGCTTTGTCCTGGGACTGGAGCAGCCCGGAAATCTGACACTGGACCTCAAAAAGGAGTATAAGGGACAGCAGAGTGCCGAGCTTATGTTTGTCTACGATGAGGTCCGTATGCGCTGGGAGCAAAAAGGAGATCATATCCATCTTTACCGCTTACCCGCTTATCGTGATCGTAGTGAAGAGGAATTGGCCTTTGTTCTCAGCTATGAGCCTGAAGCGCAGGTTTTGATCTTTGAGCCGGAGGGGTTATTGAAAAATCAGGCTTACTTTGATTTTTTTGCTGAGAAAAAATGGCAAGCGGCGAACAAGCGGGCGGACTCTGGCTATAGAATGTATCAGGCCAGTCGCAATCAGCCGAGGAGTTTCTATCAACTAAAGAGTAAAGGCAGCTTTCCGGACGACACGCCTGCGGTGCTCATGAATCTAGCGGCACGCCTCTTTCGTGACCGTGTGCATGAGCTAAGGGCACCGCTTTTATATCCTGACTTGGATGCGTCGACCTTGCGAGTCGTGGCGGAGGCTATGTTCGACGAAGAATATGATCAGCATACGCTGCATCGTCCACTGGTGGCGGCTCATCCGCATACGCCAGCAGACTTGCGCGATCGATTCTTTGAAAGTGAAGGACATAATCGGGTTCAGGTCTGGCGTGCGGTGGCAATGCGGGAAGATGAATCGGAGGCGCGCTATCAAGCGTATTTGCGTCGAATCAAAGAGGGGGAGCAGTTGGACCGACACATGGTCGCCCGGGATCGTGAAGCACCACGAGAAGCCTGGGAACTGGCACTCGCGCCAGGGGAGCGCGATGTATTGCGGGAGTTTAGTCGGAATCCGAATGCGCCGGCAGATATGATCACAGATCTATTTCAGAGTGGAGCCTTGAAGCATGATGCGGGGGGCATGGCCTCCAACCCACAAACTCCGCCTGCGGTGCTGGATGCCCTGTCAAATACCGAAGAGAAACAGATCCTTTGGGCCTTGCAGCGTAACCCGTCCACCCCGGAGGCGACGATTCTGAAGATCCTTAATTATTTTGCAAACAGTCCGAGTGCTAACTTAAGAGGGCATGCGGCCCGGGACGAACGCACCCCTGTAGACCTGCTCGAGAAGTTGGCTCAGGATGTGAACACTAATGTTCGCATCGGTGTTGCGGTGAATTCCGGGGCGCCCCGTCACCTGCTGGAACAACTCGCCGAAGACAGGCATCAAGTGCCCGCCGAGCGTGCGCGGGATACCCTCAGAAGGTATCATAAGGCGGTCTATGAGGCGAAGAAGGCAAGCTGGACACCGAGTGATCAGCTCAACCCCCACAATGATCTCTCTCAAGAGTTTATTGCAGCGATAAAAGCGGGTGATCAGGACGCGGCGCGTAAATTGATCGCCTACACAGATGATCCCGAAACCCGTCTGAAGGATATGGACATCCTGTGGGCGATTCAGAATCATAACTTTGAGGACTTCAAAGTTTTGTTTAAGGAGACGCTGATGAAGCTGGAGCCCCGCTCGCGTCTGAACATGTTGAATCGTGATCAGGTCACTGCCGAGCAATTGAGTTGGGCGATTGATGAGGGAGTGGTGACAGCGGACCAGGCGCCGCAGGTCGTGGGTAATTACACGCGCAAGGGGCGCAACGATTTGATCGAGATTTTGGAGGAAGCCGGTCTGCTGGATTCGATTGATGAACAATCGGCAACGGAATGCCTATTTGTTGCCGTCCTCACGCGCAACGAAGCGCTCAGCGCATTCTGGCTGGGTAAAGGCGCTGACCCCAACCGCAAAGGTCGCGAAAACTTAACTGCAATCGAGGTCGCCAAGCGCTTCCGTTCCTTGTCGATCCTTGAGCTGCTCGATCAGGAAGGTCGCCACGCAGACTTTGTTGAAGAGATTCGACGGGAGTTTCCAGTTCCGAATAATCCGGACTATGTCGGCGTCTGGACGAATCGAATGGATGGCTTTGGAGAAAGCTCGATGCGTCTCTTTGAAGACGGCAGCGGCCGCATCGGAGCGACTATGGTGCTATTGCCGTTTCTTTGGAAAGAAGTGGGGGAGAAGCAGATTGAGCTCGCGATGGTGAATCCTGATTCCGGCGAGTTAATTGAGGAGCGCATGCAATTCGTGCTAACTGATAGGCTGAAGGAACATCCGAATGAAAAGCGCTCTGTGCCGATGCTGCAAGCAGTGGGGAAGGACCTCGTATACTTTAAGGTATCAACGGATACGAAATGAGCCTCGAATGAGGTGGGATACGTTTTCTAGCTAATATTATTTTAATTATTTTTTTGGGAATAAAGCTTTGGTTGTTTCCTCGCAGCTCCAACGCAACTACTGCTAACAATTTAATAAACCGCATGACTTTCGGGAAAAAATGCCAGTCCCTACTTACCATATTATCTTTATTCTCCTGTGCCGGCTGTGCTGTGCATCGGGTGAACGAATCGCCAGAGGCGCCTATGCAGGCGTCTCACTACCAAACGGTTGTGCAGACCGGGGACGGAGCCTCGGCTAGCGTTTGGTGGCAGGCCTTTGAGCGCCCGGAGCTGGACGCTTTGATCCAGCAAGCGCTAGCCGCGAATCCGGGCCTAGGGCAGGCGATGGAGCGTGTGCGCCAAGCACGTTTCCTTGCAGCCCAATCGGCTGCCGGTGGCAAGCCGAAGCTCTCACTTGACGGCGCCGCGGGTCGTGACTGGGAGGGGCGTCAGCCGGATGATTGGACTTGGAGCGCGGGCCTCGGCGCAGCTTGGGAGCTGGATCTGTTCCGGCGTATTGAAAGCCAGCGTTTGAGTGACAGATACAGTGCGCAAGCGCGTCAGGCGGATGCGGAACTGGTCGCGCTCTCGCTCTCGATTGAGGTGGCGAATGCCTACTTTGGTTCGGTAGCGGCGGCGAATAAATTACAGCTGCTCCAGCAGCAGGTGGAGCTGGATCAGGATCTGCTGGAATTGATTCAACTGCGCCGTGATCAGGGAGTGGGCACGGTGGTGGATGTGCTGCAGCAGGAAAGTCAATTGGCCGATAGCCAGACCTTGATTCCT
The nucleotide sequence above comes from Coraliomargarita algicola. Encoded proteins:
- a CDS encoding aldo/keto reductase family protein, with the protein product MTDPNFTLNTGKTIPAVGFGCAFGNWTDDTEMQGFRPELAWHGVTEALKAGYQHLDTAHCYGTERHVGDIVGRALSEGQVQREDLFITTKLAHPAAPPHVAISHRLTWNWGSVPDIQQRVMDDFEASKEKLGMGYVDLLLMHWPGDFVNKDKGFAREARLAIWEVFESLVKRGDAHAIGVCNFTADHIEDLISAGRTVPAVNQFELHPYCQDPELEAYCQSHDILVEAYAPFASGAYGILKDPVISEIAQQTGRSTGQVILRWQLQCGRVVLPKSSNPQRMAQNLQLFDFELDDAQIAKINALSPKEAKRSTVDPATIP
- a CDS encoding GH39 family glycosyl hydrolase, which gives rise to MNTHTTTFQQFPLLGRLQTKASQDIQSSRLGVGFETLDRNMWDVAPAWKVVGALGVKWARVQSGWARTETVAGQYNFEWLDAIIDPLIQRGIQPWLSLSYGNVLYTDGAGSAGVGNPPIYTEKERQGWKNYVAATVRHYQGRITHFEIWNEPDGGGFFLPKPHPKTYVELVALTATAIRKVLPDAYIIGGAFARAMTPAGLTFTRDCLECGMADWIDAVSYHGYKYMPEQYCSEEFPAYLRLLRQYKPTLAYWQGETGCPSKVPPGNTQAMAAMQVSEDIQARWLLRRVLAELSYDAQHVNYFNMGDFSHYMMQGELNYTCHYGLIRMEDGTTKPAYDALQSLATLLHDPLEIAAGRTSFRLEGGDSGEAITRAQASSAYQASFIRDNIPVISWWLREPVENETIWRSMHFEYWLDAGLHLESPVLIDPQTQNVYQLKVVQNQYGMNELLNLPISNTPLILTDHSLIEVHP
- a CDS encoding sulfatase family protein; the protein is MIRINPLGCVVCFLFVFSVCFIQAEGTAPNVVLIVVEDLGYGDLGCYGATKVATPNIDQLAERGRRFTDAHSASAASSPSRYAVLTGAYPFRRNLWAPARNDAALLIDPEQSTLANLFQAKGYATAFIGNWQLGFGEGGHDWPELLKAGPLSLGFDYFYGLPVGNSVSPFVYVENEQIVGGDPEDPLVYLGRKRGKEATPLTPILPEEGQRSDNEFGGAQRAHAIYDDYAVGSQLTQKANDWIASQARSTGSGQAGQPFFLYYSTVQIHHPYTPAAPFRGSSEAGLYGDVIHELDWLVGQLVDQLESQGVLENTLIILTSDNGPMFSAVGQAAFKQGHDSRGELLGYKFSAWEGGHRVPFIASWPGKIDPGTQSDQLLSTMDLFATFAALTQQANVAPDSINMLPALLEAPEQALRDHLIIAARQEGHLALRAGKWAYLPFQGGAGFKGKKPGQNNFGGPPAVAFSGRENSDIENGRIRKDAPPAQLYDLEADPSQSKNLYHEHPDVVKQLASLLSEYKSAK
- a CDS encoding efflux transporter outer membrane subunit, with product MTFGKKCQSLLTILSLFSCAGCAVHRVNESPEAPMQASHYQTVVQTGDGASASVWWQAFERPELDALIQQALAANPGLGQAMERVRQARFLAAQSAAGGKPKLSLDGAAGRDWEGRQPDDWTWSAGLGAAWELDLFRRIESQRLSDRYSAQARQADAELVALSLSIEVANAYFGSVAAANKLQLLQQQVELDQDLLELIQLRRDQGVGTVVDVLQQESQLADSQTLIPLAESELRSYENLLDILVGELPDGNNRIPAEDQLSFDAAMPPLGVPADLLVQRPDLRAALADLVAADASIAVAVAERLPQLTLSGSAAVGATSSYEGALSSLAANFTGPLLDWGRRKAEVERRKSIYQEQLLSFTEIYLRAVEEVETTLYQEQKQREFLKRLRHRRDILQRALEETEARFKQGIDDYLPVLTALQSLREIERDLIDEQFELLQLRIRLHLVTGGRMPTL